The Amyelois transitella isolate CPQ chromosome 7, ilAmyTran1.1, whole genome shotgun sequence genomic sequence TTATATCTTTCAAATTTGTATGACaacaattcaaattaaactaataaattgGGGAGTTTTAGActatattattgtttgttgttCACTGTTAAGAATGGAAAAATGTAGAATATGCCTTAaaggcacaaaaaaaataaggtcTGTTTTCGACAAAGAGGGTGGGATTTTGTTTATCGATATGATAACTTCATTATGCAACATAAAAGTAAGtgaataactttaatttttaaaaattatatgataaattacctaaaataattttcatgttcACTTCAGAATTTCCAAAGACAAACAAGCAATCAAAGTTGTAAACTGTTCCATCGGAGACACCAGTTGTAGGAAGTATCAAATAGCAGTTTTACACTACAGAATACAGAAGGAGAACAGAAAtgagaaataatcaaattataaaaactttatttattggaaataaaataaaaatattttacaataaatatcagATATTTTTCTCTACTAAACTAAGTCGTGGCAAACgtaaagaaggttgcctacataAACaaccttaatattattaattatttaaagatattatGTTAGAAAGATgaacattataatttaatatctgaaaaaaaagtaactatAGTATTCTCTATGACCAACCTGCCTCAAATCATACCTCTCTCACCATCCTTTTCCTTTTCTAACATACCACTGATTAATATCTTACTCGATTTTTTTTGTCCCCTTGATGTGTGACTGCCATTTTAAGTTTACCTGTATATCAtgtttaatttcatataatgTGGCAACTCATCTGACCACATAACTCCCATCATACTCTTTTCCATTGCTAATggcatatatataataaagataagtTAGAATTGAAAGTATGCAGgtgttaataattaattttgttctggTTGACTGGTGCAACTTTCCATTCTTTATAACCTTCCATATTCTTAATCACCCATATGTTGAACAAGTCAAGTCCATTGGTTGATTTATTATAGGTAAAAAGTGtccttgtttttatttataggtcACAAGGGATGATAAGATAACATATATATGCTTACCATGTTCTCAAAAACTCAAAGAagcattttatttcaaaaacatgattgaaatgtaagtatatatgtttGAAAAAATCTGTACTATATGTGATTAACTGCTTTAATATGTACCCATTCACATTTCAGGTctcatttgtttttaactcACGATACTACTTCAAAAAGGATATATTTCAACAACATTGATgaagtcaaaattaaaattagtgtGAAGAAAGAAATTTACGAAAATGATTTAAGTAAAATGATTTTAGAAAATTGGTTTAGTAATGACTCTGAGAAacagttaatttgttttaaaaataccacAATAAAGAAAGTGGCATCGAAAAATTGTGCAGCTGCAGATAAACAGGAGaatattaatgattattttaaatcattcaaaaatgaaccaatttatgaaaattcttATCAAGTAAAgtgcatttttataacatGTATAGCATTTTCttagcatttttattttcataacattTCTTCTATGGAACTCATGCATTTTTTCTCATTAACCCATTATCTCCCAGTAAATGTCTCCccttttgaaatataatctTTTGGTTACCATGATCCCCTCATTTAATCAGGGATATAATCAAGAGGTGTGGACTGGGGAGTCATTTTGAAGTGTGTATGGtgaagtaattattatatatttgtctgGGTGTTTTATTCAATTATGTGAAGTCGAATCCCCTTTTGCCTCACCACACCATATACATCGAGATCTGGTTGAATGTGTTAAACCTTCTTGTAGTATAACCAAAAGTACAGCTATGCTATCCATCAtctttaaagaatatttttgattcataaaaaagtccaaatattactattactatagtattttattagatGCTCGGgcacataataatatacagtaatattataaatatagataagaCTTTTGCTATTTGATGACtaagaacaataaaataaatatactctcaattctatcattatgcctaacagctgaaagtggcctgtcagtctttcaagactactggctctgtctaccctgcaaggaatatagacgtgattacatgaatGAATACTCTAGAATAGCTCAATTTttcgtaatatatatatatttaacaaagTTAGTTTGCAGGACTATGATTATGAACCTTATGAGCACAGCAATGGTGATGACGAGTATCTACCACCGAAATATGTAACTGGTACAAAAGGAACTAAGTATCGCAAAGGGAAAGAAATCAGAAATACTGGGAACAAGAAAATCAGAGGTAAGTAAGTGGATGCGTCATAAGTATTcttttaggtacctacttattcaaGAGCTTCTTACTTCTAGCACTTTGATtgcgaaataaattataaaaataatatacataaactttatatatttcagCAACAAAAATAACTAAGCACAGACCTctgaaagtttttattaaacctGTGCTTTTGGAAGACATTAGAATTGTTCGCACAAAAGTGAAGCAAAACGACATAACCCCAGTAAAACGCAAAAAAGCGATAAATATCATTAAACAAATGTGTAACTATTGTGGGAAAATGACCTCGTCGATGAAAACACATATATTGGTTCACACAGGTAAGTATACCTAGTTGGAAAAGTATGAACGAACAAAGGTGCCTATTTGAGTTGTTGCCAGATCCtgaactttttctaaattgACCTACAACCCCCGAATGGTATGTCGGTTAAAGTAGAGAGTCACTTGGCCCGAATCCCATTAAAGCcatgtacattatttttagatgcttttattaaatcaaGCGAAATCTTCATGCGGAAACCTAGGTATCTTCCTACAACCTAGGCAATCAAATCAATGGTATATAAGCTGGGTCCGGTTTACAATCTAAGAAAGATATATGTcaatatgatatgatatatgtcaataatgaaatttagatGTACTTACTGATAGACGTAACtaattcaaacatttttatatgcagGAAAGAAAACACATAAATGCGATAGCTGTGCAAAAGCTTATTACACTCTTGATCGGCTGAAAGCACATAAAAAGAGACACGAAttggaaagaaaatataaatgcgaCCAGTGCGTCGCCAAATTCAGCGACATGCATTCCCTAAAAGGGTTTGTTTTTACTCAACTTATATTCATCACTATTTCAATTGTGCCAGTTATTGATTTGTTATGTTCAATAACttggtacctacctaataccCTCGAGGCCTGGATTTGCTACAACACCCCAAGCCTTGCTTTAACTCGTTTTACCACAACcactttagaaaaatataatgaaaatagaTAGTCTGATGgaaattcataataaatgtttgcttTGTTTCAGGCACATGGCAGTACACAATGAcgaaaaacaatttgtttgtgaaatttgtaataaatcttTCAAAAGAGTAAGTTAATCCTATTTTCAGACATTTAATATGGAGTcaaaaaattgaatatttatctttttcctTCTTACAGATTAATGGTCTTAAACGACACGTAATTTATCATAATTctgcaaacaaaaaaattaaatgtgacCAATGTGATATGACTTTCTTTTCAAGCACTAGTCTAAAACATCATGTCAGAGTCCATACAGGAGAAAGGCCTTACAGATGCGAGGTAGTTATTGTATTTATGGTTGTCCATATATGTTTAAGGCGCTACATTCAGATTAcatgtacgatcgcgttcatatctgcagtcatagttttaaaattcttacgggttaaaatagcgtgcactgtggttccactagatacacacacacatgcatatttaaaaagaataaatattccttcaaatgaatacggtctttaatcccaatgattactaagtaaaatagtttattattctatgacatataacataacaaaacagaaagagacggtaatcaacgatggccgaactgggcccgataattgtcgatcgagatatcgtcgtctctcatgatttgcataagatttgcctatagagggaagcctgcgactgccagacttatgtcatttcaataaagttgaaagtttgtctgcacacgaccctaacataggtagtggttcctttgaaagttattgggtagcaattttattacttcgtttgtgcaagtgagatctaagatatactagataatctcgcttgctcacactcgcttgttctagttactagcggattac encodes the following:
- the LOC106132985 gene encoding zinc finger protein 729 isoform X1, which gives rise to MTTIQIKLINWGVLDYIIVCCSLLRMEKCRICLKGTKKIRSVFDKEGGILFIDMITSLCNIKVTRDDKITYICLPCSQKLKEAFYFKNMIEMSHLFLTHDTTSKRIYFNNIDEVKIKISVKKEIYENDLSKMILENWFSNDSEKQLICFKNTTIKKVASKNCAAADKQENINDYFKSFKNEPIYENSYQDYDYEPYEHSNGDDEYLPPKYVTGTKGTKYRKGKEIRNTGNKKIRATKITKHRPLKVFIKPVLLEDIRIVRTKVKQNDITPVKRKKAINIIKQMCNYCGKMTSSMKTHILVHTGKKTHKCDSCAKAYYTLDRLKAHKKRHELERKYKCDQCVAKFSDMHSLKGHMAVHNDEKQFVCEICNKSFKRINGLKRHVIYHNSANKKIKCDQCDMTFFSSTSLKHHVRVHTGERPYRCEICSQGYSYKHDFNRHCFKKHGVFLKRRLVSIMNEEVLIKERDLMRALMLRLHGVLQGDDPIKEFEGPQGYKALEQAIQLLETKQLPVDI
- the LOC106132985 gene encoding zinc finger protein 729 isoform X2, with protein sequence MIEMSHLFLTHDTTSKRIYFNNIDEVKIKISVKKEIYENDLSKMILENWFSNDSEKQLICFKNTTIKKVASKNCAAADKQENINDYFKSFKNEPIYENSYQDYDYEPYEHSNGDDEYLPPKYVTGTKGTKYRKGKEIRNTGNKKIRATKITKHRPLKVFIKPVLLEDIRIVRTKVKQNDITPVKRKKAINIIKQMCNYCGKMTSSMKTHILVHTGKKTHKCDSCAKAYYTLDRLKAHKKRHELERKYKCDQCVAKFSDMHSLKGHMAVHNDEKQFVCEICNKSFKRINGLKRHVIYHNSANKKIKCDQCDMTFFSSTSLKHHVRVHTGERPYRCEICSQGYSYKHDFNRHCFKKHGVFLKRRLVSIMNEEVLIKERDLMRALMLRLHGVLQGDDPIKEFEGPQGYKALEQAIQLLETKQLPVDI